From Halorubrum salinarum, the proteins below share one genomic window:
- a CDS encoding aldo/keto reductase — protein sequence MEHRELGNSGVEVSEIGFGAWVVGTDWWGDRSDDQAVAMVEEALDAGVTYVDTGDVYGHGDSEAIIGEAIDGRRDEVTLSTKIGYDFYDNPQAGHGELPKELNREYLTEAFEASLDRLDTDYVDVLQLHNANVDEVTPEVRDLLREWKEDGRVRALGWALGPSIGWLAEGDAAVEYEEFDAVQTVFNLFEQEPGRHFVETIRESGSDTSVMARVPHSSGLLNEQVTPDTVLEDGDHRSHRPKEWYETGWEKVEAIRFLEDPEGVEGTRTMAQAAIRWLLAHDEVASVTPTFRDGDDIAEWSAAADVPPISDAEYERLEELYARNFDVDRDDGMDVLRTSVDGEDIQAAGLDKRAASY from the coding sequence ATGGAACACCGCGAACTCGGTAACTCGGGCGTCGAGGTCTCGGAGATCGGCTTCGGCGCGTGGGTCGTCGGCACCGACTGGTGGGGCGACCGCTCGGACGACCAGGCGGTCGCGATGGTCGAGGAGGCGCTCGACGCGGGCGTCACCTACGTCGACACGGGCGACGTGTACGGCCACGGCGACAGCGAGGCGATCATCGGCGAGGCGATCGACGGCCGCCGCGACGAGGTGACGCTGTCGACGAAGATCGGCTACGACTTCTACGACAACCCGCAGGCCGGCCACGGCGAGCTCCCCAAGGAGCTGAACCGCGAGTACCTCACCGAGGCGTTCGAGGCCTCGCTGGACCGCCTCGACACGGACTACGTCGACGTGCTCCAGCTGCACAACGCCAACGTCGACGAGGTGACGCCCGAGGTGCGCGACCTCCTCCGCGAGTGGAAGGAAGACGGGCGCGTCCGCGCGCTCGGCTGGGCGCTCGGCCCCTCGATCGGCTGGCTCGCCGAGGGCGACGCGGCCGTCGAGTACGAGGAGTTCGACGCGGTCCAGACCGTCTTCAACCTCTTCGAGCAGGAGCCCGGCCGCCACTTCGTCGAGACGATCCGCGAGTCCGGCTCGGACACCTCCGTCATGGCGCGCGTCCCGCACTCCTCCGGCCTGCTCAACGAGCAGGTGACGCCCGACACCGTCCTCGAGGACGGCGACCACCGCTCGCACCGTCCGAAGGAGTGGTACGAGACCGGCTGGGAGAAGGTGGAGGCGATCCGCTTCCTCGAGGACCCTGAGGGCGTCGAGGGGACCCGGACGATGGCGCAGGCCGCGATCCGCTGGCTGCTCGCCCACGACGAGGTCGCGTCGGTCACGCCAACCTTCCGCGACGGCGACGACATCGCCGAGTGGAGCGCCGCCGCCGACGTGCCGCCGATCTCCGACGCCGAGTACGAGCGCTTGGAGGAACTGTACGCCCGCAACTTCGACGTCGACCGCGACGACGGGATGGACGTGCTCCGCACCTCCGTCGACGGCGAGGACATCCAGGCCGCCGGCCTCGACAAGCGCGCCGCCTCGTACTGA
- a CDS encoding MFS transporter — MTRFGFERPPPVLLAVIASTFFVGFGGGVVFPILPNLGAVLGISAFMVGAILSANRWVRLVANAPAGALVDRYGTRTPFVVGLFVEGVATLGYVVALAVPAGIAPEAWFLLARVLWGLGSAAVFATAYTIAADLSDSGDRGTNMGIVRGGITMGFPAGLVLGGVVSAVAGNVAAFAVAAAFALTASVVAYRYVPETHVTGDRSGDSIKPWEVDTAVPALTVGLVNFGLMFAYIGALFSTLVLFLGANDISLFGLAPQGTSGLFMAGTVVSAAAFMLVGGRVSDTRESRTPILLIFLAVSFVGFLLLARAGSVLSLGLACVFIGAGQGGTSGPMMALLADLTPDERMGRASGTNNVLGDVGGGLGPMVSLPLIEAVGFAPIYAACAALPLLAGGVLLLGVRRETGTFLPGRVADEAGATDPSSVVDS, encoded by the coding sequence ATGACCCGCTTCGGGTTCGAGCGCCCGCCGCCGGTCCTGCTCGCGGTGATCGCGAGCACGTTCTTCGTCGGCTTCGGCGGCGGCGTCGTCTTCCCGATCCTCCCGAACCTCGGCGCGGTCCTCGGCATCTCGGCGTTCATGGTGGGCGCGATCCTCTCCGCGAACCGGTGGGTGCGGCTCGTCGCGAACGCGCCGGCCGGCGCCCTCGTCGACCGGTACGGGACGCGCACGCCGTTCGTCGTCGGGCTGTTCGTCGAGGGGGTCGCCACGCTCGGGTACGTCGTCGCGCTCGCGGTGCCGGCGGGGATCGCCCCCGAGGCGTGGTTCCTGCTCGCGCGGGTCCTCTGGGGGCTCGGCTCCGCCGCGGTGTTCGCGACCGCGTACACCATCGCCGCCGACCTCTCCGACAGCGGCGACCGCGGGACGAACATGGGGATCGTCCGCGGCGGGATCACGATGGGGTTCCCGGCCGGCCTCGTGCTCGGCGGGGTCGTCTCGGCGGTCGCGGGCAACGTGGCGGCGTTCGCCGTCGCCGCCGCCTTCGCGCTCACCGCGAGCGTGGTCGCGTACCGGTACGTCCCGGAGACGCACGTCACCGGCGACCGGTCCGGCGACTCGATCAAGCCCTGGGAGGTCGACACCGCCGTCCCGGCCCTGACGGTCGGGCTCGTCAACTTCGGGCTGATGTTCGCGTACATCGGCGCGCTGTTCTCCACGCTCGTGCTGTTCCTCGGCGCGAACGACATCTCGCTGTTCGGCCTCGCCCCGCAGGGGACCTCCGGGCTGTTCATGGCCGGCACGGTCGTCTCGGCTGCCGCCTTCATGCTCGTCGGCGGGCGGGTCTCCGACACCCGCGAGTCGCGGACGCCCATCCTCCTGATCTTCCTCGCGGTCTCGTTCGTCGGGTTCCTGCTGCTCGCCCGGGCCGGGTCGGTCCTCTCTCTCGGGCTCGCCTGCGTCTTCATCGGCGCCGGCCAGGGCGGGACCAGCGGCCCGATGATGGCCCTGCTCGCCGACCTCACCCCCGACGAGCGGATGGGTCGCGCCTCCGGGACGAACAACGTCCTCGGCGACGTGGGGGGCGGGCTCGGCCCCATGGTGTCGCTCCCCCTCATCGAGGCGGTCGGCTTCGCGCCGATATACGCCGCCTGCGCCGCCCTGCCGCTGCTCGCCGGCGGCGTCCTCCTCCTCGGCGTCCGCCGAGAGACCGGGACGTTCCTCCCCGGCCGCGTCGCCGACGAGGCGGGGGCGACCGACCCGTCGAGCGTCGTTGACTCGTAG
- a CDS encoding DJ-1/PfpI family protein, which produces MTGQRILMIVGDFGEDYEIMVPFQALQAVGHEVHAVCPDREAGETVKTAIHDFRGDQTYLEERGHDFELTHGLDEVDPADYDALVVPGGRAPEYLRGYDEVLDAVRHFFEADKPVASICHGPQILAAAGVLDGYEMTAYPAVRPEVEAAGCSWVDGVTTDGNLVTGQAWPDHPEWIAQFLDLLGTEVEHKGPAATAD; this is translated from the coding sequence ATGACAGGACAGCGGATACTGATGATCGTCGGCGACTTCGGGGAGGACTACGAGATCATGGTCCCGTTCCAGGCGCTTCAGGCGGTCGGCCACGAGGTCCACGCCGTCTGCCCGGACCGGGAGGCGGGCGAGACGGTCAAGACCGCGATCCACGACTTCCGCGGCGACCAGACGTACTTGGAGGAGCGCGGCCACGACTTCGAGCTTACCCACGGCCTCGACGAGGTCGACCCGGCCGACTACGACGCCCTGGTCGTGCCCGGCGGGCGCGCCCCCGAGTACCTCCGCGGCTACGACGAGGTGCTCGACGCGGTGCGGCACTTCTTCGAGGCGGACAAGCCCGTCGCGTCGATCTGTCACGGCCCGCAGATCCTCGCCGCCGCGGGCGTGCTCGACGGCTACGAGATGACGGCGTACCCGGCGGTCAGGCCCGAGGTCGAGGCCGCCGGCTGCTCGTGGGTCGACGGCGTGACGACCGACGGCAACCTCGTCACCGGGCAGGCGTGGCCCGACCACCCCGAGTGGATCGCGCAGTTCCTCGACCTCCTCGGGACCGAGGTCGAACACAAGGGGCCCGCCGCGACGGCGGACTGA
- a CDS encoding ATP-binding protein → MTLEDFTDFTGDGDDDGGAPSEADRAEGGGDGESAVDGEAAADSGGVADGGSASEAPGADADEDAFAAYDATPAGSDAGLGVVSVSQGLRVAEEEEETSLKAFVTTGNRESVRLGKYLLIPYPDGERLFCRITGLEYAQEFQSDDATEIHARRQMRRDEFAERDYKFVADLEPMSVVYGEGDSMKRRMTDRVPKPGAVVEEAADDAEIKTGLKIPDDGVFLGHLSVGGEKVRTAAEPPTVDYRVKDDYADGDPLAFRHTLVAGGTGSGKTHASKNVLRQYLDDDRTYPMGDGRESRMAVVQFDPQDEYAQMHDDNPDLDDGFARRLEREGIAHGGHDDTVALVPRAANATYPGEGHRAERVEFTIPFSLARDMPWLVAGSGLNDNQYSALRTLITRFFRDYGESGTYNQFLSFLDDPALKEEYDENGRIHEKTFEAVMRRVRVVPGGVFDQDAKPITELDHTLVRPGGLSVVPTYHLPTSRQKEIVVLAVAGLLIDDKLSNDPDSDRIKETPLLVGMDEAHNFLADADNVQAQKVVQKFTEAAKQGRKERLGLFLITQDPQDVAESVFKQVNTKIVLNLGDEDAISSVNIPTNLAGKVPYMEKGQMVVYSPDNSEPVELIGLSECVTRHD, encoded by the coding sequence ATGACGCTGGAGGATTTCACCGACTTCACCGGGGACGGTGACGACGACGGCGGCGCCCCGAGCGAGGCCGACCGCGCCGAGGGCGGGGGCGACGGCGAGTCCGCGGTCGACGGCGAGGCCGCGGCCGACAGCGGGGGCGTCGCCGACGGGGGAAGCGCGAGCGAGGCCCCCGGGGCCGACGCCGACGAGGACGCGTTCGCCGCCTACGACGCGACGCCGGCGGGCAGCGACGCCGGCCTGGGCGTCGTCTCGGTCTCGCAGGGGCTCCGCGTGGCCGAGGAGGAGGAGGAGACGTCGCTGAAGGCGTTCGTCACGACGGGGAACCGCGAGTCGGTGCGGCTCGGGAAGTACCTCCTGATCCCGTATCCGGACGGTGAGCGGCTGTTCTGTCGGATCACGGGCCTGGAGTACGCCCAGGAGTTCCAGTCGGACGACGCGACCGAGATCCACGCCCGCCGGCAGATGCGCCGCGACGAGTTCGCCGAGCGCGACTACAAGTTCGTCGCCGACTTGGAGCCGATGTCCGTCGTCTACGGCGAGGGCGACTCGATGAAGCGGCGGATGACCGACCGGGTCCCGAAGCCCGGCGCCGTCGTCGAGGAGGCGGCCGACGACGCCGAGATCAAGACGGGGCTGAAGATCCCCGACGACGGCGTCTTCCTCGGGCACCTCTCCGTCGGCGGCGAGAAGGTGCGCACCGCCGCCGAGCCCCCGACGGTCGACTACCGCGTGAAGGACGACTACGCCGACGGCGATCCGCTCGCGTTCCGGCACACGCTCGTCGCCGGCGGGACCGGGTCCGGGAAGACCCACGCCTCGAAGAACGTCCTCCGGCAGTACCTCGACGACGACCGGACGTACCCGATGGGCGACGGTCGGGAGTCGCGCATGGCGGTCGTCCAGTTCGACCCGCAGGACGAGTACGCCCAGATGCACGACGACAACCCCGACCTCGACGACGGCTTCGCCCGCCGGCTGGAGCGGGAGGGGATCGCCCACGGCGGCCACGACGACACCGTCGCCCTCGTTCCGCGGGCGGCGAACGCGACGTACCCCGGCGAGGGGCACCGCGCCGAGCGCGTCGAGTTCACCATCCCCTTCTCGCTGGCGCGGGACATGCCGTGGCTGGTGGCCGGATCGGGTCTCAACGACAACCAGTACTCGGCACTGAGGACACTGATAACCCGATTCTTCAGGGATTATGGAGAATCTGGAACGTACAACCAGTTCCTTTCGTTCCTCGACGACCCGGCGCTCAAAGAGGAGTATGACGAGAATGGCCGGATCCACGAGAAAACGTTTGAGGCGGTGATGCGTCGTGTCCGTGTTGTCCCCGGCGGCGTGTTCGACCAGGACGCGAAGCCGATCACGGAGCTCGATCACACGCTCGTCCGGCCGGGCGGCCTCTCGGTCGTCCCCACCTACCACCTGCCGACCTCCCGGCAGAAGGAGATCGTCGTCCTCGCGGTCGCGGGGCTGCTCATCGACGACAAGCTCTCGAACGACCCGGACAGCGACCGGATCAAGGAGACGCCGCTTCTGGTCGGGATGGACGAGGCCCACAACTTCCTCGCCGACGCCGACAACGTCCAGGCGCAGAAGGTGGTCCAGAAGTTCACCGAGGCGGCCAAGCAGGGCCGCAAGGAGCGGCTCGGCCTGTTCCTGATCACCCAGGACCCGCAGGACGTGGCCGAGTCGGTGTTCAAGCAGGTGAACACGAAGATCGTGTTGAACCTCGGCGACGAGGACGCCATCTCCAGCGTCAACATCCCGACGAACCTCGCCGGGAAGGTGCCGTACATGGAGAAGGGACAGATGGTCGTCTACTCGCCCGACAACTCCGAGCCCGTCGAGCTGATCGGCCTCTCGGAGTGCGTGACGCGGCACGACTGA
- a CDS encoding DUF7113 family protein produces the protein MILVRGSGGGTDLTGTVFERGEEPPAYKGAPDEDAPYVWVCDSFYEVESGGSPLVVDGEEIRVAFEEPMPRGFDTRDQAVEAAREHVRTQFARIGVDPDAVEVEVTAADPA, from the coding sequence ATGATACTCGTTCGCGGCAGCGGCGGCGGGACGGACCTCACCGGCACGGTGTTCGAGCGCGGCGAGGAGCCGCCCGCGTACAAGGGCGCGCCGGACGAGGACGCGCCGTACGTCTGGGTCTGCGACTCGTTCTACGAGGTCGAGAGCGGCGGCTCGCCGCTCGTCGTCGACGGCGAGGAGATCCGCGTCGCCTTCGAGGAGCCGATGCCCCGCGGGTTCGACACCCGCGACCAGGCGGTCGAAGCGGCCCGCGAGCACGTCCGGACGCAGTTCGCCCGGATCGGCGTCGACCCCGACGCCGTCGAGGTCGAGGTGACCGCGGCCGACCCGGCCTGA
- a CDS encoding M28 family peptidase, producing the protein MTDLPDRVVGDARTSDFGWNLLTDLTDIGNRMAGSAGERRGAERVVEAFEAAGLRNAGLDEFEIPGWWRGESSLSVTGAVDRHHEGSHEVIALPGTPSGEASAPLVDVGDGTDEEFAAAEGDLEGAVAMASSRTPDSHDRWIHRMEKYVAAAERGAVGFVFRNHIEGALPPTGEIGYHNRPGPIPAVGVSKEVGDRLSRLAADGGGDRPTVSLDIDCRNEPTTSVNAVAEVGPDTDEAVYLTAHVDAHDVSDGANDNGAGSALVAEVGRLLATVEGDLDTRVRLVTFGSEEIGLWGAYHAAETTPKEDIACVVNLDGTCSSRDLRVGTNGFEGMRSTFEAVADAFDAPLTTGETISPHGDQWAFVQEGIPAVMASTTSDQSGRGWGHTHADTLDKLDSRDLREVATLVTAAVYRFATGEVGAEHRSRESIRDAIDEGYVEELKTGGRWPYDE; encoded by the coding sequence ATGACCGACCTACCGGACCGCGTCGTGGGCGACGCGCGGACGAGCGACTTCGGGTGGAACCTCCTGACCGACCTGACCGACATCGGGAACCGCATGGCGGGATCGGCGGGCGAGCGCCGCGGCGCCGAGCGCGTCGTCGAGGCGTTCGAGGCGGCCGGCCTGCGGAACGCCGGCCTCGACGAGTTCGAGATCCCCGGCTGGTGGCGCGGCGAGTCGTCGCTGTCGGTGACAGGCGCCGTGGACCGCCACCACGAGGGCTCGCACGAGGTGATCGCGCTGCCCGGCACGCCGAGCGGCGAGGCGTCGGCCCCGCTCGTCGACGTGGGCGACGGCACCGACGAGGAGTTCGCGGCCGCGGAGGGGGACCTGGAGGGCGCGGTCGCGATGGCCTCCTCGCGGACGCCGGACTCCCACGACCGGTGGATCCACCGGATGGAGAAGTACGTCGCGGCGGCGGAACGCGGCGCGGTCGGGTTCGTCTTCCGAAACCACATCGAGGGCGCGCTCCCGCCGACCGGCGAGATCGGCTACCACAACCGGCCCGGCCCGATCCCCGCGGTCGGCGTCTCGAAGGAGGTCGGCGACCGGCTCTCGCGGCTCGCCGCGGACGGGGGCGGCGACCGCCCGACCGTCTCGCTCGACATCGATTGCCGGAACGAGCCGACGACCTCGGTGAACGCGGTCGCGGAGGTCGGCCCCGACACCGACGAGGCGGTGTACCTCACCGCCCACGTCGACGCCCACGACGTGAGCGACGGCGCCAACGACAACGGCGCCGGCTCGGCGCTCGTCGCGGAGGTCGGGCGCCTGCTCGCGACCGTCGAGGGCGACCTCGACACCCGGGTGCGGCTCGTCACGTTCGGGTCCGAGGAGATCGGGCTGTGGGGGGCGTACCACGCCGCGGAGACGACCCCGAAGGAGGACATCGCCTGCGTCGTCAACCTCGACGGCACCTGTAGCTCGCGGGACCTCCGCGTGGGGACGAACGGGTTCGAGGGGATGCGCTCGACGTTCGAGGCGGTCGCCGACGCGTTCGACGCGCCCCTGACGACCGGCGAGACGATCTCGCCGCACGGCGACCAGTGGGCGTTCGTCCAGGAGGGGATCCCGGCGGTGATGGCCTCCACGACGAGCGACCAGTCCGGGCGCGGCTGGGGCCACACCCACGCCGACACCCTCGACAAGCTCGACTCCCGCGACCTCCGGGAGGTGGCGACGCTCGTGACCGCGGCCGTCTACCGGTTCGCGACCGGCGAGGTCGGGGCCGAACACCGGTCGCGGGAGTCGATCCGCGACGCCATCGACGAGGGGTACGTCGAGGAGCTGAAGACGGGCGGGCGGTGGCCCTACGACGAGTGA
- a CDS encoding RDD family protein, producing the protein MSTPYARSQLASVTARGGAWLIDIVASVAVAAVVRNVTKILGGPSLLLILAGVVFIADSPDNQRLGDRWADTLVVRV; encoded by the coding sequence ATGAGCACCCCGTACGCGCGGTCGCAACTGGCGTCGGTCACCGCCCGCGGCGGCGCGTGGCTCATCGACATCGTCGCGAGCGTCGCCGTCGCCGCGGTCGTACGGAACGTCACCAAGATCCTCGGCGGCCCCTCCCTGTTGCTGATCCTCGCGGGCGTCGTGTTCATCGCCGACTCGCCGGACAACCAGCGGCTCGGCGACCGGTGGGCGGACACGCTGGTGGTGCGGGTCTGA
- a CDS encoding universal stress protein, protein MSKRILVAVDGSEEAAEALSFAVAEWPDADLTALYVVNPADSTTGAEGGFPGAADQWYESATARGERILREAAKSVDRDIDTRMEVGRPTATILGVAAGETEPTTDRDQPADPEPFDHVVVGSRGRTGLSRVLLGSVAEGVVRRAEMPVTVVR, encoded by the coding sequence ATGAGCAAACGCATCCTCGTCGCGGTCGACGGGTCGGAGGAGGCCGCCGAAGCGCTCTCGTTCGCCGTCGCCGAGTGGCCCGACGCCGACCTGACGGCGCTGTACGTGGTCAACCCGGCGGACTCGACCACCGGCGCGGAGGGCGGGTTCCCGGGCGCCGCGGACCAGTGGTACGAGAGCGCCACCGCGCGCGGCGAGCGCATCCTCCGCGAGGCGGCGAAGTCCGTCGACCGCGATATCGACACCCGCATGGAGGTCGGTCGCCCGACGGCGACCATCCTCGGCGTCGCCGCGGGGGAGACGGAGCCGACCACGGACCGCGACCAGCCCGCCGACCCGGAGCCGTTCGACCACGTCGTCGTCGGGAGCCGCGGCCGGACCGGGCTCTCGCGGGTCCTCCTCGGCAGCGTCGCGGAAGGGGTCGTCCGCCGCGCCGAGATGCCCGTGACGGTCGTCCGCTGA
- a CDS encoding DUF4013 domain-containing protein — protein sequence MLEASLSYLRDGDDAVTTAVIGGVLLLASPLIIPSILVFGYVTRVIRRTAGGDDEPPAFEAWGDLFVDGLKAFVVAFVYSLLPLGVLAVAGALTVGAFVVVPGTGDPGAGTFLGTFVVGVVVLVAGLVALGLSLVGLYVTPAALAAVADSGKVGDGFALGTLWGVVTKRAYATGWITAAVVVLAGALAIGVLSVVPILGTIAGVFVQFYALVAAAAIVGWTWTDVRPVGTEPPETEPAERPAV from the coding sequence ATGTTAGAAGCATCGCTCAGCTATCTTCGCGACGGCGACGACGCCGTCACTACCGCCGTCATCGGCGGAGTCCTGCTGCTCGCGAGTCCGCTCATCATCCCCTCGATCCTCGTCTTCGGCTACGTGACCCGCGTCATTCGGCGCACCGCCGGCGGCGACGACGAGCCCCCGGCGTTCGAGGCGTGGGGCGACCTGTTCGTCGACGGCCTGAAGGCGTTCGTCGTCGCGTTCGTCTACTCGCTGCTGCCGCTCGGGGTCCTCGCGGTCGCCGGGGCCCTGACCGTCGGCGCGTTCGTCGTGGTGCCCGGGACCGGCGACCCCGGCGCCGGGACGTTCCTCGGCACCTTCGTCGTCGGCGTCGTCGTCCTCGTCGCGGGGCTCGTCGCCCTGGGCCTGTCGCTCGTTGGCCTCTACGTGACGCCCGCGGCGCTGGCGGCGGTCGCGGACTCCGGGAAGGTCGGCGACGGCTTCGCCCTCGGGACGCTCTGGGGCGTCGTCACGAAGCGGGCGTACGCGACGGGGTGGATCACCGCGGCGGTCGTGGTGCTCGCCGGCGCGCTCGCGATCGGCGTGCTCTCCGTGGTCCCGATCCTCGGGACGATCGCGGGGGTGTTCGTCCAGTTCTACGCGCTCGTGGCGGCGGCCGCCATCGTCGGGTGGACGTGGACCGACGTGCGCCCGGTCGGGACGGAACCGCCGGAGACGGAGCCCGCGGAACGGCCCGCGGTGTAA
- a CDS encoding helix-turn-helix domain-containing protein — MREVTFRIRHAGEPECEVSARHPEVRYRSVSSMTGSGPERKRIAELTGPPAEIEAFVEEFREFDLVVSAEPLAPIEGTHAYVALTIDAGPADWEGIGERFSRMGIHYRTGTTIVGGVERWTAYLEDDDDLSAVMRELERGGNEVELARNVELASIERSPQLPASGLLDGLTDRQREVLATAIAAGYYDHGGGVGVEEVAAELGLGSTTVWEHLSRAESSVMNALFERFAEGEPIGAVRETDRSESP; from the coding sequence ATGCGGGAAGTGACGTTCCGGATCCGCCACGCCGGGGAGCCGGAGTGCGAGGTGAGCGCGCGCCACCCGGAGGTGCGGTACCGGTCCGTCTCCTCGATGACGGGCAGCGGCCCCGAACGCAAGCGGATCGCCGAACTGACCGGACCGCCGGCGGAGATCGAGGCGTTCGTCGAGGAGTTCCGCGAGTTCGACCTAGTCGTCTCCGCGGAGCCGCTGGCGCCGATCGAGGGCACCCACGCCTACGTCGCCCTGACGATCGACGCGGGGCCGGCCGACTGGGAGGGCATCGGCGAGCGGTTCTCGCGGATGGGCATCCACTACCGGACCGGGACGACCATCGTCGGCGGCGTCGAGCGCTGGACGGCGTACCTAGAGGACGACGACGACCTCTCGGCGGTGATGCGCGAGCTGGAGCGCGGCGGCAACGAGGTCGAGCTCGCGCGGAACGTGGAGCTGGCGTCGATCGAGCGCTCGCCGCAGCTCCCGGCCTCGGGGCTCCTCGACGGCCTCACCGACCGGCAGCGGGAGGTGCTCGCGACCGCCATCGCCGCGGGCTACTACGACCACGGCGGGGGCGTGGGCGTCGAGGAGGTCGCCGCCGAGCTCGGTCTCGGCTCGACGACGGTGTGGGAGCACCTCTCGCGCGCCGAGTCGTCGGTGATGAACGCGCTGTTCGAGCGGTTCGCCGAGGGCGAGCCGATCGGCGCCGTGCGCGAGACGGACCGGTCGGAATCGCCGTGA
- a CDS encoding 50S ribosomal protein L11, with amino-acid sequence MAGTIEALVPGGQANPGPPLGPELGPTPVDVQDVVAEINDETAAFDGMEVPVTVEYDDDGSFTIEVGVPPTAELIKDEAGFDTGSGEPQENFVADMSIEQVKKVAEQKSSDLLAYDTKAAAKEVGGTCASLGVTIEGEDARTFDERVDAGEYDDVLNE; translated from the coding sequence ATGGCTGGAACTATCGAAGCGCTCGTCCCCGGCGGGCAGGCCAACCCCGGCCCGCCGCTCGGTCCCGAGCTCGGACCGACGCCGGTGGACGTCCAGGACGTCGTCGCGGAGATCAACGACGAGACCGCTGCCTTCGACGGCATGGAGGTGCCCGTCACCGTCGAGTACGACGACGACGGCTCCTTCACCATCGAGGTCGGCGTGCCGCCCACCGCGGAGCTCATCAAGGACGAGGCCGGCTTCGACACCGGCTCCGGCGAGCCGCAGGAGAACTTCGTCGCCGACATGTCGATCGAACAGGTGAAGAAGGTCGCCGAGCAGAAGTCGAGCGACCTGCTCGCGTACGACACGAAGGCCGCCGCCAAGGAGGTCGGCGGCACCTGCGCCTCCCTCGGCGTCACCATCGAGGGCGAGGACGCCCGGACGTTCGACGAGCGCGTCGACGCCGGCGAGTACGACGACGTCCTCAACGAGTAA
- a CDS encoding acyltransferase, with protein sequence MTKRHVSLPDGAEAGVRGFIDEVDERLSSDEDTCEVVRDVLIDLHGDREAWEAWQDGESVSRAERVRLQGYDPCNATLESEYYAEKDEDRFQRSKHLQWLWRQFDATPMADNVEFALRFRQMLGNHLFAECGDNCRFFKGISVTYGHNIEVGDNVVIHDDVHLDDRGKLTIGDRASISDGVHLYSHDHDIVDQTEVRNFHTIVGDDARVTYDAMVRAGCRIGENSVVGARSVVQGDVPDHHVVVGSPARSVRVKPGWEDVADDLEDGRLPDNQDGREIEYELPEDLEQFDEFQRDLQPPNRPR encoded by the coding sequence ATGACAAAGCGACACGTGTCCCTGCCCGACGGCGCCGAGGCCGGGGTCCGAGGGTTCATCGACGAGGTGGACGAGCGGCTCTCCTCGGACGAGGACACCTGCGAGGTCGTCCGCGACGTGCTGATCGACCTCCACGGCGACCGGGAGGCGTGGGAGGCGTGGCAGGACGGCGAGTCGGTGTCGCGCGCCGAGCGCGTCCGCCTCCAGGGGTACGACCCGTGTAACGCGACGCTGGAGTCGGAGTACTACGCCGAGAAGGACGAGGACCGCTTCCAGCGCTCGAAGCACCTCCAGTGGCTCTGGCGGCAGTTCGACGCCACCCCGATGGCCGACAACGTCGAGTTCGCGCTCCGCTTCCGGCAGATGCTCGGGAACCACCTGTTCGCCGAGTGCGGGGACAACTGCCGCTTCTTCAAGGGCATCTCCGTCACCTACGGCCACAACATCGAGGTCGGCGACAACGTCGTGATCCACGACGACGTCCACCTCGACGACCGCGGGAAGCTGACGATCGGCGACCGCGCCTCCATCTCCGACGGCGTCCACCTCTACAGCCACGACCACGATATCGTCGACCAGACGGAGGTCCGGAACTTCCACACCATCGTCGGGGACGACGCCCGGGTCACCTACGACGCGATGGTGCGCGCCGGCTGCCGGATCGGCGAGAACAGCGTCGTCGGCGCGCGCTCCGTGGTTCAAGGCGACGTGCCCGACCACCACGTCGTCGTGGGGTCGCCCGCGCGCTCCGTCCGCGTGAAGCCCGGGTGGGAGGATGTCGCCGACGACCTCGAAGACGGGCGGCTCCCCGACAACCAGGACGGGCGCGAGATCGAGTACGAGCTCCCCGAGGACCTCGAACAGTTCGACGAGTTCCAGCGGGACCTCCAGCCGCCGAACCGACCGCGCTGA
- a CDS encoding transcriptional regulator, translating to MPDLHPIAKRIHNVQPRPVRLELDSGETGVYEFSSTEFFQREFRGEGTRTDADADAEFRLISSEDYERILLGQSGPDEEGWSMVGEVVEAEAAAAAEE from the coding sequence ATGCCGGATCTACACCCGATCGCGAAGCGGATCCACAACGTCCAGCCGCGCCCGGTGCGGCTCGAACTCGACTCGGGCGAGACCGGCGTCTACGAGTTCTCGTCGACCGAGTTCTTCCAGCGCGAGTTCCGCGGCGAGGGCACTCGGACCGACGCCGACGCGGACGCCGAGTTCCGCCTGATCAGCTCCGAGGACTACGAGCGGATCCTGCTCGGTCAGTCTGGGCCCGACGAGGAGGGCTGGTCGATGGTCGGCGAAGTGGTCGAAGCGGAGGCGGCGGCGGCGGCCGAGGAGTGA